A genomic region of Amphiura filiformis chromosome 6, Afil_fr2py, whole genome shotgun sequence contains the following coding sequences:
- the LOC140154245 gene encoding uncharacterized protein translates to MVKTCVVPGCDRENVFSSIGLGFYRIPAPRFASRRRAWCNAIFKGNANGLAKAQQLQLSDVRVCGLHFQTGKPNSNPHNVDYIPNVFNSTTQQCSCPELDAIEGLLGLQSETVPVTSSKSREQELEEANESLNNEVRSLRCELKSAQDKLQKVTFNSNAIMNNNQQTKFYTGLPTFQLFIFIFDFIAPFVKKSQTSLTLLDEFFLFFGQIAP, encoded by the exons ATGGTAAAAACGTGTGTGGTGCCGGGGTGTGACAGAGAGAACGTTTTCAGTTCTATAGGGCTGGGATTCTATAGAATCCCAGCTCCTCGCTTCGCATCGCGAAGGCGAGCGTGGTGCAACGCAATTTTCAAGGGCAATGCCAATGGACTAGCAAAGGCACAGCAACTGCAACTGTCAGATGTGCGTGTATGTGGCCTACATTTTCAAACAG GAAAACCAAATTCTAACCCACACAACGTAGATTATATACCTAATGTTTTCAACTCTACAACACAACAGTGTAGTTGTCCTGAACTGGATGCCATTGAAGGGTTGCTAGGTCTACAGTCAGAAACAGTACCG GTTACATCATCTAAATCTAGAGAACAGGAATTGGAGGAGGcaaatgaaagcttaaacaaTGAGGTTAGAAGTCTGCGATGTGAACTTAAATCTGCACAAGATAAATTACAGAAAGTTACATTCAATTCAAATGCAATCATGAATAATAATCAACAAACTAAATTTTATACTGGTCTACCAACATTTCAactgtttatatttatttttgattttattgCACCGTTTGTGAAAAAATCTCAGACATCTTTGACACTGTTggatgaattttttttattttttggtcaaattgcGCCTTAA
- the LOC140154466 gene encoding galanin receptor 2a-like encodes MPTIDSDILFPTGETLQEQEVSTRETVLRFVYGVIGCLGILGNLTVFTVFVIRRKAFTSVTNKLILNQSFIDLLDSIVFLILRFGPRYLPQNRLGDFLCRFWYNEYIMWSLFITSTFNLVFLSLERYFATCYPVKHRKLFSTKVPKIGIPCVWLGGFTYQTYWAAVQVFSLHGDYSCYPSWRSKGVQMFMGILTFTCEYLLPLSIMTFSYVSIIMMLRRRTADRQKAAFSAFQKAKKNVTITLCLVFISYVVCWTPTEVSYLMYNMGYPYDFSSTTHDVVVVVVLCNMITNPIIYAFKYEHFQKQFQKVFCVCCEKTRIGDSNIASVVVDPAGANTSSNVA; translated from the coding sequence ATGCCTACGATTGATTCTGATATTTTGTTCCCTACAGGGGAAACGCTACAAGAGCAAGAAGTTTCAACTAGAGAGACGGTTCTGCGATTCGTTTACGGCGTAATTGGTTGTCTGGGTATACTTGGAAACCTTACCGTTTTCACCGTTTTCGTGATAAGACGGAAAGCCTTCACATCCGTCACCAACAAACTCATACTCAATCAGTCCTTTATTGATCTACTTGATTCTATTGTCTTTCTCATCCTACGATTTGGACCGAGGTATTTACCACAAAACAGATTAGGTGATTTTTTGTGTCGCTTCTGGTACAATGAATACATTATGTGGTCTCTGTTTATTACATCAACTTTTAATCTCGTCTTTTTGTCATTGGAAAGGTATTTTGCTACATGTTATCCTGTTAAACATCGGAAGTTATTCAGTACCAAAGTTCCAAAGATCGGTATTCCATGTGTATGGCTCGGAGGATTTACGTACCAAACATATTGGGCGGCTGTACAAGTGTTTAGTCTACATGGTGACTATTCTTGTTATCCAAGCTGGCGTAGTAAAGGTGTCCAAATGTTCATGGGTATCTTAACCTTCACTTGTGAATATTTACTCCCCTTATCAATTATGACATTTTCTTACGTAAGCATCATAATGATGCTCAGACGCCGCACGGCAGACCGACAAAAAGCCGCATTCAGCGCTTTtcagaaagccaagaaaaacgTAACAATAACTTTGTGTTTGGTGTTTATATCTTACGTGGTTTGTTGGACACCAACAGAAGTTTCCTATCTTATGTACAATATGGGCTATCCCTATGACTTTTCTAGTACTACACACGACGTAGTCGTGGTGGTAGTACTCTGTAATATGATAACAAATCCGATCATCTACGCATTTAAATATGAACATTTTCAGAAGCAATTCCAGAAAGTTTTCTGTGTGTGTTGCGAGAAAACCAGAATTGGTGACTCAAATATTGCAAGTGTTGTGGTTGATCCAGCTGGAGCAAACACTAGCAGTAACGTcgcataa